A window of the Pedobacter frigiditerrae genome harbors these coding sequences:
- a CDS encoding cation:proton antiporter translates to MTLPLIITICALILIAYVFDITSRHTKVPTVIFLLVIGWVLKQLIAVFDLQVVNLMPLLPIFGTLGLILIVLEGGLELEVNKQKKPLIKKAVLSALFPLIALATILSVSLHFFTGAKLIDCLINVVPFCVISSAIAIPSVQNLGRAKKEQVIYESSMSDIIGVVLFDFLINNEVINLGSFVHFGIELAIMLVVSLIASIGLAFLIKKIEHHVKLVPIMMMIVLIYAVAKAYHLPALLFILIFGLFLNNLDEFKQFSFIRYLKPKILDVEIHRFTRLVGEAAFLIRTIFFILFGYSIDINDLFDLQALPYSIGIFVCVLLVRLVQLKITKEKLLPMLFIAPRGLITIMLFLSIPIGAKLTLVNEPMVLQLIILSILVMMTGLVVNKEGKEIN, encoded by the coding sequence ATGACACTTCCTCTAATCATCACCATTTGTGCACTAATATTGATTGCTTACGTTTTCGATATTACATCGCGGCATACCAAAGTGCCAACAGTAATTTTTTTACTGGTGATTGGCTGGGTACTTAAACAACTGATTGCTGTGTTTGATTTGCAGGTGGTTAACTTAATGCCTTTACTTCCAATATTTGGAACATTAGGCTTAATTTTAATTGTGCTAGAGGGAGGTTTGGAGCTTGAGGTAAATAAACAAAAGAAACCCCTAATTAAAAAAGCAGTGCTTTCTGCCTTGTTTCCTTTAATTGCGCTTGCAACAATTTTAAGCGTCTCCTTACATTTTTTTACCGGCGCAAAGCTGATAGATTGCTTGATTAATGTGGTGCCATTCTGTGTAATCAGCAGTGCTATTGCCATACCTAGTGTGCAAAATTTGGGCAGAGCGAAAAAAGAACAAGTTATTTATGAAAGTAGCATGTCTGACATTATTGGCGTAGTGCTATTTGATTTTCTCATAAATAATGAAGTGATTAATCTTGGCTCGTTTGTCCACTTTGGAATTGAATTAGCAATTATGCTAGTGGTGTCACTTATTGCAAGTATAGGCCTTGCTTTTTTAATTAAAAAAATAGAGCATCATGTAAAGTTGGTACCCATAATGATGATGATCGTGCTTATCTATGCAGTGGCCAAGGCTTACCACCTACCTGCATTGTTATTTATATTGATATTTGGTCTTTTCCTTAATAATCTTGATGAGTTTAAACAGTTTTCCTTCATCCGTTATTTAAAGCCTAAAATACTTGATGTAGAGATACATCGATTTACCAGACTGGTTGGAGAGGCTGCTTTTTTGATAAGGACTATCTTCTTTATTCTTTTTGGCTACAGCATAGATATCAATGATTTATTTGATTTACAAGCACTCCCTTATTCGATAGGTATTTTCGTCTGTGTTTTACTCGTAAGACTAGTGCAGCTAAAAATTACAAAAGAAAAATTACTTCCGATGTTATTCATTGCGCCTAGAGGTCTAATTACCATTATGTTATTTCTCTCCATTCCAATTGGCGCCAAGCTAACGCTAGTAAATGAGCCAATGGTTTTGCAACTCATTATCCTTAGCATTTTGGTAATGATGACAGGCCTAGTTGTAAATAAAGAAGGAAAGGAAATTAATTAG